In the genome of Thioalbus denitrificans, the window AGAATCTTCACAACATGGCGAACGCGGCGCAGCAGTACTGCAATCTCGTGGAGACGGTCGATCAGCTGCACTGCGAGGAGTGGATCCGGCAGATGGCGGTCGTACTGGCGCGCCTGCACGCCGCGGTGGCCACGCTCGAGATGGAGCCGGTGGCGGGGGGGTATCCCGCCGCGCCGAATTTCGAGGCGCGCTTCGAGCTGTTCAGCCGCATCCGCGAGTTGCTCGGCGACTACGACGGCTACTGGCTGGAGTACGACAAGGTGGGTGAGGAGGCCTGCAAGAGCGGCAGCCTGGCCGACGATTTCACCGACATCTACTTCGATCTCAAGGCCGGCCTCGACTGGCTGGAGGCCCACCCCCAGGATGCCGACGGGGCGCTGGCCCTCTGGCACGCCGGCTACAAGATGCACTGGGGGCAGCATGTCGTGGACGCCAGCCGCCAGATCTACACCCTCATCTCCGCCGGCTGGCACCGCGATGCGCAGGGCGGTCCCACCGGGGCGAGCGACGGCAAGGAGTGAGCCCCCCGGAAGTACCTCCAGGAGTGACTCAGTACACTAGGGCAGGGTGCCCGCCTGGCGGGCGATGAAAGCCGTCTTCGCCGAGAGCTCCAGCGAGCAGGTCCACTTGTAGGCCAGGTTGAGGGTCTCGCCGCAGACGTAGACCCCGTGGCCCCGCACCACCACCACCCGGTACCGCGCCAGCAGTTCGCCCACCCGCTCCGGCGCCTCCTCCACGTAGCGATCATAGGGAATGGTGATGACCGGGACCCGCGGAAAATAGTAGTGCCCCTCGAAATCCGCCGGGATGAAATCCTCCCCGTTCATGGTCAACGCCACCGTGTGGGCGCCGTGGCTGTGCAGCACGGCGTCGGCCGCGGGGTTGTGGCGGTAGACCGCCAGGTGCAGGGGGGCGTCCAGGGAGGCGCCGGCGGGCGGCGCCTCTCCCGGCGTGCAGGGCAGCAGGTCGGCGGCGGCGAGGGTGTCGGCGCAGGCGCCGGTGGGGGTGACCCAGACCCGGTCGCCGGCGCGCACCGAGGCGTTGCCGCTGTGGGAGTCGTTGATGCCGTACTGGCGCAGCCAGCGGTAGTGGCGGATGAGGTCTTCGCGCGGGTCCATCAGCGGCGTCTCTCCAGCAGGGGTTTTCAGAAGGGCCTGACGATGACCAGGATCACCACCCCGATCAGGATCAGCACCGGGAACTCGTTGAACCAGCGGAACCAGACATGGGAGCGGCGGTTGCGATCGGCGGCGAAGTCGCGCACCAGCCGCCAGCACCAGAGATGGTAGGCGATCAGCAGGGCCACCAGGGTGAGCTTGGCGTGCATCCAGCCCTGGCCGCCCTGGAAGTAGACCGGCCACCAGGCGATCAGGTGCCAGGTACCGAAGATCGCGGTGGCGATGCCACCGGGGGTGGTGATGCCGTAGAACAGCTTGCGCTCCATCACCTTGAAGCGCTCGCGGCTGGGCGTGTCCTCCGCCATGGCGTGGTAGACGAACAGCCGCGGCAGATAGAACAGCCCGGCGAACCAGGTCACCATGAAGATGACGTGAAAGGCTTTGACCCACAGCATCGCGTGCTCCCGCCAGGTTCAGGAGCGGGCATTGTAGCGGCGCCGCCGCCCGGAGGCACGTTACTCCCGCGGCCCGAACAGCCGCAGCCGGGGCGGCGGGGGCGGCGCCTCGCGCTTGCTCCCGAACAGGCGGCCGAGCTTGTAGAAGACCCACTTGATGCCGCGCCAGATTTTCGGCAGCAGCCAGGCCATGAGCAGGATGAACAGGATCAGCCCGGCCAGGAACGCCCAGGGGTAGTTGAGCGCCGTCCACAGCCCGCCGATGACGGCCAGGTCCTCCGCCACCGAGGCGGTCCAGTTGGTGAACGGTTCCGGCGAGGTGTTGATGAGCACCCGGCTGCCGGCCTTGGTGGCATGGGTGCCGGCGGCGAGCCCGCCGCCGATGAGCAGCGCGGCCAGCTCCGCCGCCGGGCCCACCTCGGCCACCGCGCCCGCGGCCAGCAGCGCCCCGGCGGGAATGCGGATGAAGGTATGGATGGCGTCCCAGCCGGTATCCACCCCCGGTGTCTTGTCGGCGAAGAACTCCACGCAGTACATGAATCCCGCCGCCGCCAGCACCAGGGGGTCGGTGAGGAATATCAGGTCGGGGGGAAGCTGGATGTTCCCCGTGGCGCCCATGTAGCCCAGCATGAAGACGGCCGCGTAGAGATTGATGCCGCTGGCCCAGGCGGCGCCCATGGACAGGGCGATTGTGCTGATTGCATCCATCGAACGCTCCTCGCAGCAGTGGGTCCCACGGCCCTCAGCGTGCCTTCTCGGTAAACGCCAGCGCCAGTGCCCGGTAGATGGGCGTGTCGCAGATGAGCGAGGAGACGCCATAGCCGATCATGGCGGCCGCCATCAGCGGCAGCAGCATGGCGTGGCTCTCGGTCATCTCCATGACCACCACGAAACCGGTAATGGGAGTCTGAACCACGCCGGCGAAATAGGCCACCATGGTGAGCAGCACCATGGCCTCGAAGGGCACCACCGTGATCCACTCCGTCAGGTTGGCGCCCAGGCCGGCGCCGGTGGCCAGCGTCGGGGCGAAGATGCCACCGGGAATCCCGCTCACGTAGGAGACCAGGGTGGCGGCCATCTTGGTGAAGGCGTAGTAGCCGGGCAGCTCATGGCCGCCGGTGATCACGTGGGAGGCCTCCTGGTAGCCGGTGCCGTAGGTGAGTCCGCCGGAGAGCAGGCCCAGGAGGGCGATGGCCAGGCCGCAGGCGGCGGGCACCGCCAGCGGGTGGCGGCGGATGACCGGGGCGATGGCCCGCGTGATGCGGATCAGCAGGGTGGAGAAGATGCCCCCCAGCAATCCGCCCGCCACGCCGGCAACCGGCACCGCCAGCCAGTCCGACGGCGCGCCGAGGGTCGCGCTGGTGGTGCCGAAGTAGTTGTAATTGCCGAGAATCGCGAGCGCCGTGACACCGGCGAACAGGACGGTGCTGAGGATGGTCCCGGAGCTGCGCTCCTCGAAGCTGCGGCTCATCTCCTCGATGGCGAAGACGATGCCCGCCAGCGGCGTGTTGAAGGCCGCGGCGATGCCGGCGGCGCCCCCGGCCACGATCAGCCCATGGTCCAGGTGGTGGCGGCGGAACTGGGCGAAGCGGCCCAGCGCATACATGACCGAGGCGCCGATGTGCACCGTGGGCCCCTCGCGGCCGATGGAGGCGCCGGAGAGCAGGCCCAGGAGGGTGAGCAGGATCTTGCCGAAGGCGATGCGCAGGGAGAGCACGCTGCGGCGGAAGCGGACGTCGGTCTCCTGCAGCGCGGCGATGGACTGGGGAATGCCGCTGCCCTGGCTCCCGGGGAAGTAGCGCCGGGTCAGCCAGGCCACCAGCACCAGTCCCAGGGGCGAGACCAGCAACGGCCAGTAGGGCGAGTGCTCGACCAGCTTGCGGAACAGGTCGCTGGCGAGCTCGGCGCTGATTGCGAACAGCGCCGAGAGCAGCCCCACCACCACGGCCCCGGTCCAGAACACCAGCCTGCGCTTCCAGCGCTTGATGGAGGCCATCGACTTGGCAAGCAGGCGCAGGTTCCGTGTAACAAGCCTCATGGTTTGTCTCTGCAATTATGGGTGGTGGGCGGCGTGGCAGGATGCCACTCGGGCAGGGTAATAAAACTATCATGAAATCAGTGCCTTGGCTATCCGGCGTGGCGTCTGTGCCGCGCCCCGCGGTGGATTCCCTTGTATTGCAGTGAGTTGCGTGGCGCATCGGGGCGGGCGGCGGCTGGGCTGGCGGGACTGCTGCTGTGCCGGGCACAGCCTTTCTCTTTTTGGGGGCAACCCGTATCATCCCAAGTCTGTTTTCCTTCGGGCCATTGGACCAGTTCAGGAGCGGGAGAAGTCGTGATCAAGGTTGGGATTGTCGGTGGAACCGGGTACACCGGGGTGGAGTTGCTGCGGCTGCTGGCCTCGCACCCCCGGGTGCAACTGCAGATCATCACCTCGCGCTCCGAGGCCGGCATGCCGGTGGCGGAGCTGTTCCCCAACCTGCGCGGCCGCGTGGACCTGCGCTTCAGCGAACCCGACAGCGCGGCGCTGGCGGGCTGCGACGTGGTCTTCACCGCGACCCCCAACGGCGTGGCCATGGGCATGGCGCGGGAGCTGCTGGAGGCCGGCACGCGGATGATCGACCTGGCCGCCGATTTCCGCCTCAGGGACCCGGCGGAGTGGGAGCGCTGGTACGGCATGCCCCATGCCTGTCCCGAGCTGCTGGAGGAGGCCGTCTACGGCCTGCCGGAGGTGAACCGCGAGGCGGTCCGCGCGGCCCGCCTGGTGGCCAATCCCGGCTGTTACCCCACGGCGGTGCAGCTCGGCTTCCTGCCGCTCATCGAGGCGGGCCTGGCGGACACCGGCCGGCTGGTGGCGGACTGCAAGTCCGGGGTCAGCGGCGCCGGTCGCAAGGCCGCGGTGCCGACCCTCATGGCCGAGTCGGGCGAGAGCTTCAAGGCCTACGCCGTGCCGGGACACCGCCATCTTCCCGAAATCCGCCAGGGGCTGGCCCTGGCCGCCGGCAGCGAGGTCGGACTGACCTTCGTGCCCCACCTGATACCCATGATCCGGGGCATCCACGCCACCCTCTACGCCACGGTCGCGGATCGGGGCGCGGATCTGCAGGCCCTGTTCGAGCGGCGCTACGCCGGTGAGCCGTTCGTGGATGTCATGCCTCCGGGCTCCCACCCGGAGACCCGTACCGTGCGTGGCGCGAACCACTGCCGGCTGGCGCTGCACCGGCCCCAGGACGGGGACATGGTGGTGGTCCTCGCGGTCATCGACAACCTGGTCAAGGGAGCCGCGGGGCAGGCGGTGCAGAACATGAACCTGATGTTCGGCCTGCCCGAGGACAGCGGGCTCGGGCAGATCGCGCTGCTGCCGTGACGGCGGAGCGGACAGGCGCCGCGGGTGCGCGGCCCCCCCACGGGGTACGGTACTGATGTCGGGACCGCGGCCGACCCGCCTCGTGGTGCGCCAGCAGCGCCCGGGGCGCCTCGGCCTGCTGCTCCTGGCCGGGCTGGCTCTTGTCGCCGTGGTGGCCGGCGGCGGGTACTTCACGGGGCAGTACTACAGCGACGACCGCGTGGCCGTGCTCATGGAGGAGAACGATTTCCTCCAGCAGCAGCTGGCACAGACCCGCAAGGAGCTCAGTGCCCTGCGCCAGGAGGTGATCCAGGCCCGCCAGTCCTCGCGCCTGGACCGCGAGACCCTGAACGAGGTCAACGGCGCCCTGCGCGAGCTGGAGCAGCACAATGCCCAGCTGGAAGAGGAGCTGGTCTTCTTCCGCGGTATCATGGCCCCGGAGGAGAAGACCGGCGGCCTGCAGGTGCGGGAGCTGGTGCTGGAGCCGGGCGAGGGCGCCGGCAGCTACCGCTTCAACCTGGTGCTGACCCAGGTGCGCAACAACGACAGCGCCCTGCAGGGCCAGGTCACGCTGGGCATCAAGGGCCGGCTGGCGGGGGAGGAGAAGGTGCTCAGCTGGGAGGAGGTGGCCGACGGTCCCCGGGAACTCAAGTTCCGCTTCCGCTACTTCCAGAACCTGGATGGCGGCTTCAACCTGCCGGACGGCTTTACGCCCGAGGCGGTATCGGTGGAGGCGAAGGCCGGCGGGAAGCGGCCCGAGTCAGCCAAGAAGGTCTTCCCATGGCCGTTCGAGGAGGGGACAAATGCTGGGCAGTAAGAACAAGCGCAAGCGTACCAACCAGATCGACACGCTCATCGGGCAGAACACCAAGCTGCTCGGGGATCTGCACTTCTCGGGCGGTCTGCACGTGGACGGCATCGTCAATGGCAACGTGGTGGCCGTTGACGAGAGCAGCTCGGTGCTGACCCTGAGCGAAAAGGGCTCCATCGAGGGCGAGGTCCGGGTGCCGCACGTGGTCATCAACGGCCAGATCATCGGCGATGTGCATGCCAGCGAGCACGTGGAGCTCGCCTCCGAGGCCCGGGTCACGGGCAATGTGTATTATGGCCTGATCGAGATGGCCATGGGGGCGGAGGTGAACGGCAAGCTGGTGCACGAAAGCGAGAAGAATCCCCCGCTGCAGCTCAGCCATGCGCCCGAGGAAGTTCCGGTCGAACAAAGTTGACTGCCTGGCTGGGGAAAATCATAATATCACCCAATCACCCTGAAGCTTTCCACGCAGGAGAAGTGCAATGAGTGCTCCCGAACCCCTCATCTTCACCGATTCGGCCGCCTCCAAGGTCCGCCAGCTCATCGAGGATGAAGGCAACAACAACCTGATGCTGCGGGTCTTCGTCACCGGTGGCGGCTGTTCCGGCTTCCAGTACGGCTTCACCTTCGATGAGGACATCAAGGAGGGTGACACCCGGGTGGAGAAGGGCGGCGTGACCCTGCTCATCGATCCCATGAGCTTCCAGTATCTGGTCGGTGCCGAGATCGACTACACCGAGGGTCTGGAAGGCGCCCAGTTCGTCATCCGCAACCCGAACGCCACCACCACCTGCGGCTGCGGCTCCTCCTTCTCGGCCTGAGCCGGAAGCTGCGGCGGCAGGAAACGAGGGCGCCCATCCAGGCGCCCTTTTTCTTTGCCCGCGGTTCGGGAAACCTGCACGTTTCCCCGCGCCCGGTTGGGGTTAGAATCAAGGCGGTACGCGTCCGCCGGTGCGGGCGCCGGGGCAGAGGGGGTGGATATGGATTTCTTCGGTTACGGGCTGCTGATCGCGCTGCTGGTGGTGGCGATCTACGGGGTGGCTATCTACAACCGGCTGGTCGCCCTGAAGCACAACGTCAAGAAGGCCTGGGGCAACATCGACGTACTGCTCAAGCAGCGGCACGACGAGCTGCCGAAACTGGTGGAGACCTGCCGGCAGTACATGACCTACGAGCAGGAGACCCTGGAGCGGGTGATCAGCGCCCGGAGCCAGGTGTCCGACGCGCGCGAGAGCGGTGATGTGGGGGCGCTGGGGGCGGCCGAGGGGCTGCTGCGGGCGGGGCTCGGCCGGTTGTTCGCCCTGGCCGAGAACTACCCGGATCTGAAGGCCAACGAGAGCTTCCGTCATCTGCAGATCCGCATCACCGGCCTCGAGGACGCCATCGCCGACCGGCGTGAGTTCTACAACGAGTCGGTCAACATCAACAACATCCGCATCGAGCAGTTCCCCGACCTCATCGTGGCCCGGATGTTCGCTTTCGGTCCCTTCGAGCTGCTGAAATTCGAGGAGAGCGAGAAGGCGGACGTGGACGTGCGCTCCCTGTTCAACGCCTGATCCGTGCCGGAATTCCTGCTGCGGCTGAAGGCCGACCTGCTGCACGGGGCCATGTCCGCCGGCTACCTGCTGGCGGGGCTGCTCCTGCTCCAGGCCCCCACCGCGGGTCTGCGCTTCGGCCTGCTGGGGGTGGTGGCCGCCGTGAGCCTGGTGGTGTGGCTGGCGGCCGGGCGGCGCTACCGCCTGGTGGCGGACACGCCCACCGCCCGGATCGCCTCCGCCCACCAGGGCTACGTGGAGCTGGTGGGCCGCAGCGAGCTCCATCCCGGGACCCCGGGGCTCGGCTTCTCCTCCATGCCGCCCAGCGTCTGGTTCCGCTACGTGGTGCACCAGCGGCGTCTCGACGGGAAGTGGGCGCGGGTGGACGGCGGCCGCTCCGATGAGACCTTCCTGCTGGTGGACCCGAGCGGCAGCTGCGTGGTGGATCCCGACGGGGCTGAGGTGATCGGCAGCCACCGCCGGGTCTACTACCAGGGGGATTACCGCCATACCGTGGAGTACCTGCTGCCCGGCGAGACGCTCTATGCCCTGGGCCTGCTGCGCACCGAGGGAGGCGCGTCGGCGCCGCTGGACCGGTCGGGTGACGTGCGCGACCTGCTGGCACGCTGGAAGCGGAACCGCCGCTCCCTGCTGTCCCGCTTCGACTTCGACGGCGACGGGGAGCTGGACCTGGCGGAATGGGAACAGGCCCGGCGCCAGGCGGAACGCCAGGTGGCGCAGGAGCATGGCGAGATCCGCCGCCAGCCCGGTGTGCACATCCTGCGGGCGCCGGCCGACGGACGCCCCTACCTGCTCTCCAACCGCGACCCGGACCGGCTCATGCGCCGCTTCCGCTGGTGGTCATGGTTCCACCTCGCGGTGTTCATGGCCGCGGCGGCGACGGCCCTGGCGGGGCTGGCGCGGCTCGGCTGAGCCGCGGGGCTGCGCCGGCGCGTCAGCCGGGGCGGTCCGGCGGCCAGCGGGCCCCGGGATAGATGCCGCCCAGCACCACCGGGTGGCCGGCACCGGTGACCGCGGGCAGGTTGCCGGGGCGTCCGGCCAGGGTCTCGCGGGCGAGCCAGGCGAAGGCTGCGGCTTCCACCCATTCCGGCGCCAGGCCGCAGGTGTCGGTGGTGGCGACGGCGAGTTCCGGCAGGGCCGCCGCCAGCGCGGCGAGGAGAACGGGGTTGCGCGCCCCGCCCCCGCATACCAGCAGCTCCTCGGTCCCGGCGGCGTGTTCCCGCACGGCCCGGGCCACGCTCCCGGCGGTGAGCGCCAGCAGCGTGGCCTGGATATCCTCGGGGGCATGGGCCGCGTGGGGGCCTTGCAGGTGCCGCTCCAGCCATTCCAGGTTGAACACCTCGCGCCCGGTGCTCTTGGGCGGCGCGGCGGCGAAGTAGGGATCGTCCAGCAGCCGTGCCAGCAACTCCCCGGCCACCCGGCCCGAGGCGGCCCAGCGGCCGTCCCGGTCGAAGTCATCGCCCCGGCTGCGGCTGATCCAGGCGTCCATCAGGCCGTTGGCGGGGCCGGTGTCGAAGCCGGTCACCGGCGCCGCGGGGTCGCCCGGAAGCACGGTGATGTTGGCGATGCCGCCGAGGTTCAGCACCACCCGGCTGCGACCCGGTGTCCGCAGCAGGGCGGCATGGAAGGCCGGGACCAGCGGCGCGCCCTCGCCGCCGGCGGCGAGATCGCGGCGCCGGAAATCGGCCACCGTGGTGATGCCGGTGCGCTCGGCGATGGTGCTGGGATCGCCGACCTGGAGGGTGAAGGGGAGGCGCGCCGCGGGGCGATGGCGCAGGGTCTGGCCATGGCTGCCGATGGCCCGCACCCGGCCGGGATCGATGTCATGCTCCCGGAGGAGGGCGACGGCGGCGTCGGCGAAGAGCCGTCCGACCGCGGTATCGAGCTCGCCGAGACGGTCCAGGTCCACGCTGCCGCCCTGGCCCAGGGCGAGCAGCTCCCGGCGCAGCGTCTCCGGCACCGGGTGGGCCCGGGCGGCGGTGATGCGGACCCCGGCCGCGCCGAACCCGACGGCGGCCGCGTCCACGGCGTCCACGCTGGTGCCCGAGATCAGGCCGACGTACAGCCCCTCGTCCATGGGACCGGCGACCCTGTCGCTCAACGGTCCTGCAGGGCCAGGGTGCTGTTCTTGTAGGTGTCGAGCTGCGCGATCGTGCGCTTGGCGTGACTGAGGAAATCCGCCCGGTAGGCCGCCTGGATGGGCTCGGCCTCGGGCAGCTTCACCGTGAGCGGGTTGCGGTGCACGCCGTCGACGCGGAACTCGTAGTGGAGATGGGGCCCGGTGGCCAGGCCGGTGGCGCCCACGTAGCCGATCACCTGGCCCTGGCGGACCCGGGTGCCGGCGTGGATGCCCTTGCCGAAGCGGGACATGTGGCCGTAGAGGGTGCTGTACTTCTCGCCATGCTGCAGGATGACGGCATTGCCGTAGCCGCCCTTGCGGCCGGCGAAGACCACCTTGCCGTCGCCCGCGGCCCAGATGGGCGTGCCGGTGCCGGCGGCGTAGTCCACGCCCTGGTGGGGACGCTTCTTGCCCAGCACGGGGTGGAAGCGCTCCCGGGTGAAGCGGGAGGAGATGCGGCGGAAGTCCACCGGTGCGCGCAGGAAGGCCTTGCGCATGCTCAGCCCTTCCGGGGTGTAGTAGTCGGTGTGGCCCGTTGCATCGGTGTAGCGCACGGCCTGGTACACGCGGCCCTGGTTGACGAACTCGGCGGCCAGGATGTCGCCGTCGCGGACCCACTCGCCGTCGAGATACTTCTGCTCGAAGGAGACGGCGAAGCTGTCTCCCTCGCGGATGTCGAGGGCGAAGTCCACGTCCCAGCCGAAGATGCCCGCCAGTTCCATGATGAGGGCATCGGAGAGGCCGGCGCGCTGGGCGCTCTGGTAGAGGGAGTCGGAGATGGAGCCGGCGCTGTGGCCGACGCGGATCTCCAGCGCGCGCTCCTCGGTGGCGGCGCGGAAGCCGTCGCCTTCCGGCCAGATGCGCAGGCTGTGGGTGATGTCCTCCTGGTAGACCAGTTCGCGCAACCCCTGGTCGGGATCGATGCGGAAACGGAGCGCCTGGCCGGGATAGATGCGGGTCAGGGAGCGGGTTTCGTCGCCCAGGCTGAGGATGCGGTGCAGGGTGGTGGCGCTCAGTCCCTGGCGGGAGAAGATGGCGGCCAGGGTGTCGCCGGACTTCACGGTGACTTCGGTCCAGGGCAGTTCGGAAGCGGCGGGGGCGGCGGACTCGGCGGCTGTCGTCTCCTGCGCCGGAACGGGGGTCTCCGCCAGGGGCTGGGCGGCCGCCGGCGGCGGGGCCGGAGCGTGCTCCCGGGCGGGTGCGGCAACGGGCACGTCCGGCGCGGCGAGTGTCGCGACCGGCTCTCCGGGGGTGGTGCCGGGCACCGGCAGGGCCAGGGTCACCCGCTGGCTGCCAGGTGCGGTGAAGCTCGGCGTTTCGCGGTTGGCGCCGGCTTCGTGACTGGGGTAGAGGCCCAGGACGATGGCGGAAAGGCCGATGCCGACAGCCAGCAGGGTGGCGATCCGGTGGTGCGCCGGACGCCTGGAAGAGGTGAACGGGGCTTCGGCATCCTGGCCGAAAATTGAGCGACCGCGCTTCGAGCTGCGGGAGAACAGACGGTAATCCACGGAATTACCTCATGAAATTTGCAATAAACTTAGACCTGAACGGCGTCGGGATCAAATTTTGCGCGCCGCTGGCCCCCGGTTCCCCTGACTATGTTACTTTTTTTTGCCGCATTGGGTATCGTTCTGGGTTTTTAAACCAGACGCGGTTTCGGAGCAATAACAGATGTCAAAGATTGAAGAGGCCCTCTCCATCATCAAGCGCGGCACCGAAGAGATCCTGCTGGAGGATGATCTTCGCCAGCGGCTTGCCAGTGGCCGCCCGTTGCGGGTCAAGGCCGGCTTCGATCCCACCGCGCCGGATCTCCACCTGGGACACACGGTGCTCATCAACAAGCTGCGCCAGTTCCAGGACCTGGGCCATGAGGTGATGTTCCTCATCGGGGACTTCACCGGGATGATCGGCGATCCCACC includes:
- a CDS encoding bactofilin family protein; amino-acid sequence: MLGSKNKRKRTNQIDTLIGQNTKLLGDLHFSGGLHVDGIVNGNVVAVDESSSVLTLSEKGSIEGEVRVPHVVINGQIIGDVHASEHVELASEARVTGNVYYGLIEMAMGAEVNGKLVHESEKNPPLQLSHAPEEVPVEQS
- a CDS encoding DUF5063 domain-containing protein; protein product: MSTSEQNLHNMANAAQQYCNLVETVDQLHCEEWIRQMAVVLARLHAAVATLEMEPVAGGYPAAPNFEARFELFSRIRELLGDYDGYWLEYDKVGEEACKSGSLADDFTDIYFDLKAGLDWLEAHPQDADGALALWHAGYKMHWGQHVVDASRQIYTLISAGWHRDAQGGPTGASDGKE
- a CDS encoding anhydro-N-acetylmuramic acid kinase, with protein sequence MDEGLYVGLISGTSVDAVDAAAVGFGAAGVRITAARAHPVPETLRRELLALGQGGSVDLDRLGELDTAVGRLFADAAVALLREHDIDPGRVRAIGSHGQTLRHRPAARLPFTLQVGDPSTIAERTGITTVADFRRRDLAAGGEGAPLVPAFHAALLRTPGRSRVVLNLGGIANITVLPGDPAAPVTGFDTGPANGLMDAWISRSRGDDFDRDGRWAASGRVAGELLARLLDDPYFAAAPPKSTGREVFNLEWLERHLQGPHAAHAPEDIQATLLALTAGSVARAVREHAAGTEELLVCGGGARNPVLLAALAAALPELAVATTDTCGLAPEWVEAAAFAWLARETLAGRPGNLPAVTGAGHPVVLGGIYPGARWPPDRPG
- a CDS encoding LemA family protein → MDFFGYGLLIALLVVAIYGVAIYNRLVALKHNVKKAWGNIDVLLKQRHDELPKLVETCRQYMTYEQETLERVISARSQVSDARESGDVGALGAAEGLLRAGLGRLFALAENYPDLKANESFRHLQIRITGLEDAIADRREFYNESVNINNIRIEQFPDLIVARMFAFGPFELLKFEESEKADVDVRSLFNA
- a CDS encoding peptidoglycan DD-metalloendopeptidase family protein: MDYRLFSRSSKRGRSIFGQDAEAPFTSSRRPAHHRIATLLAVGIGLSAIVLGLYPSHEAGANRETPSFTAPGSQRVTLALPVPGTTPGEPVATLAAPDVPVAAPAREHAPAPPPAAAQPLAETPVPAQETTAAESAAPAASELPWTEVTVKSGDTLAAIFSRQGLSATTLHRILSLGDETRSLTRIYPGQALRFRIDPDQGLRELVYQEDITHSLRIWPEGDGFRAATEERALEIRVGHSAGSISDSLYQSAQRAGLSDALIMELAGIFGWDVDFALDIREGDSFAVSFEQKYLDGEWVRDGDILAAEFVNQGRVYQAVRYTDATGHTDYYTPEGLSMRKAFLRAPVDFRRISSRFTRERFHPVLGKKRPHQGVDYAAGTGTPIWAAGDGKVVFAGRKGGYGNAVILQHGEKYSTLYGHMSRFGKGIHAGTRVRQGQVIGYVGATGLATGPHLHYEFRVDGVHRNPLTVKLPEAEPIQAAYRADFLSHAKRTIAQLDTYKNSTLALQDR
- a CDS encoding class II aldolase/adducin family protein, with product MDPREDLIRHYRWLRQYGINDSHSGNASVRAGDRVWVTPTGACADTLAAADLLPCTPGEAPPAGASLDAPLHLAVYRHNPAADAVLHSHGAHTVALTMNGEDFIPADFEGHYYFPRVPVITIPYDRYVEEAPERVGELLARYRVVVVRGHGVYVCGETLNLAYKWTCSLELSAKTAFIARQAGTLP
- a CDS encoding chloride channel protein, producing the protein MRLVTRNLRLLAKSMASIKRWKRRLVFWTGAVVVGLLSALFAISAELASDLFRKLVEHSPYWPLLVSPLGLVLVAWLTRRYFPGSQGSGIPQSIAALQETDVRFRRSVLSLRIAFGKILLTLLGLLSGASIGREGPTVHIGASVMYALGRFAQFRRHHLDHGLIVAGGAAGIAAAFNTPLAGIVFAIEEMSRSFEERSSGTILSTVLFAGVTALAILGNYNYFGTTSATLGAPSDWLAVPVAGVAGGLLGGIFSTLLIRITRAIAPVIRRHPLAVPAACGLAIALLGLLSGGLTYGTGYQEASHVITGGHELPGYYAFTKMAATLVSYVSGIPGGIFAPTLATGAGLGANLTEWITVVPFEAMVLLTMVAYFAGVVQTPITGFVVVMEMTESHAMLLPLMAAAMIGYGVSSLICDTPIYRALALAFTEKAR
- the hemJ gene encoding protoporphyrinogen oxidase HemJ, translated to MLWVKAFHVIFMVTWFAGLFYLPRLFVYHAMAEDTPSRERFKVMERKLFYGITTPGGIATAIFGTWHLIAWWPVYFQGGQGWMHAKLTLVALLIAYHLWCWRLVRDFAADRNRRSHVWFRWFNEFPVLILIGVVILVIVRPF
- the erpA gene encoding iron-sulfur cluster insertion protein ErpA codes for the protein MSAPEPLIFTDSAASKVRQLIEDEGNNNLMLRVFVTGGGCSGFQYGFTFDEDIKEGDTRVEKGGVTLLIDPMSFQYLVGAEIDYTEGLEGAQFVIRNPNATTTCGCGSSFSA
- a CDS encoding DUF6776 family protein, whose protein sequence is MSGPRPTRLVVRQQRPGRLGLLLLAGLALVAVVAGGGYFTGQYYSDDRVAVLMEENDFLQQQLAQTRKELSALRQEVIQARQSSRLDRETLNEVNGALRELEQHNAQLEEELVFFRGIMAPEEKTGGLQVRELVLEPGEGAGSYRFNLVLTQVRNNDSALQGQVTLGIKGRLAGEEKVLSWEEVADGPRELKFRFRYFQNLDGGFNLPDGFTPEAVSVEAKAGGKRPESAKKVFPWPFEEGTNAGQ
- a CDS encoding DUF4126 domain-containing protein codes for the protein MDAISTIALSMGAAWASGINLYAAVFMLGYMGATGNIQLPPDLIFLTDPLVLAAAGFMYCVEFFADKTPGVDTGWDAIHTFIRIPAGALLAAGAVAEVGPAAELAALLIGGGLAAGTHATKAGSRVLINTSPEPFTNWTASVAEDLAVIGGLWTALNYPWAFLAGLILFILLMAWLLPKIWRGIKWVFYKLGRLFGSKREAPPPPPRLRLFGPRE
- the argC gene encoding N-acetyl-gamma-glutamyl-phosphate reductase, with translation MIKVGIVGGTGYTGVELLRLLASHPRVQLQIITSRSEAGMPVAELFPNLRGRVDLRFSEPDSAALAGCDVVFTATPNGVAMGMARELLEAGTRMIDLAADFRLRDPAEWERWYGMPHACPELLEEAVYGLPEVNREAVRAARLVANPGCYPTAVQLGFLPLIEAGLADTGRLVADCKSGVSGAGRKAAVPTLMAESGESFKAYAVPGHRHLPEIRQGLALAAGSEVGLTFVPHLIPMIRGIHATLYATVADRGADLQALFERRYAGEPFVDVMPPGSHPETRTVRGANHCRLALHRPQDGDMVVVLAVIDNLVKGAAGQAVQNMNLMFGLPEDSGLGQIALLP